In Cololabis saira isolate AMF1-May2022 chromosome 4, fColSai1.1, whole genome shotgun sequence, one DNA window encodes the following:
- the LOC133442074 gene encoding zinc finger protein 431-like gives MDRDQESSIRTRAGSSSGLQKHKGKERPTSYRCDHCKKVLTTSSGLRIHKLIHTGDKPFTCDQCGAAFTRQDSLRTHQRIHTGDKPFTCDQCGAAFITKSKLKIHQRIHTGDKPFTCDQCGAAFTQQSNLKIHQRIHTGDKPFRCDQCGAAFTTSGSLRIHQRIHTGDKPFTCDQCGAAFTISGNLRTHQRIHTGDKPFRCDQCGAAFTRQDHLRTHQRIHTGDKPFRCDQCGAAFTESGKLKIHQRIHTGDKPFTCDQCGAAFTTSGSLMIHQRVHTGDKPFRCEQCGAAFTTSGSLMIHQRVHTGDKPFTCDQCGAAFTQQSILRTHQRIHTGEKPFRCEQCGAAFTTSGSLMIHQRIHTGEKPFRCEQCGAAFTESGRLTIHQRIHTGDKPFRCEQCEAAFTTLSQLKRHQRTHTSDKF, from the coding sequence aaacataaaggcAAAGAGAGACCCACAAGTTATCGCTGTGATCACTGCAAGAAagtcctcaccacttcatcaggTCTGAGAATACATAAGctgattcacactggagataaaccgttcacttgtgatcagtgtggagcagcttttaccagacaagatagtctaaggactcaccaacgtattcacactggagataaaccgttcacttgtgatcagtgtggagcagcttttatcaCTAAAAGTAaactaaagattcaccaacgtattcacactggagataaaccgttcacttgtgatcagtgtggagcagcttttacccaacaaagtaatctaaagattcaccaacgtattcacactggcgataaaccgttcagatgtgatcagtgtggagcagcttttaccacatcaggtagtctaaggattcaccaacgtattcacactggagataaaccattcacttgtgatcagtgtggagcagcttttaccatatCAGGtaatctaaggactcaccaacgtattcacactggagataaaccgttcagatgtgatcagtgtggagcagcttttaccagacaagatcatctaaggactcaccaacgtattcacactggagataaaccgtttaggtgtgatcagtgtggagcagcttttactgagtcaggaaagctaaagattcaccaacgtattcacactggagataaaccgttcacttgtgatcagtgtggagcagcttttaccacatcaggtagtCTAATGattcaccaacgtgttcacactggagataaaccattcagatgtgaacagtgtggagcagcttttaccacatcaggtagtCTAATGattcaccaacgtgttcacactggagataaaccgttcacttgtgatcagtgtggagcagcttttacccaacaaagtattttaaggactcaccaacgtattcacactggagaaaaaccgttcagatgtgaacagtgtggagcagcttttaccacatcaggtagtctaatgattcaccaacgtattcacactggagaaaaaccatTCAGGTGTgaacagtgtggagcagcttttactgagtcAGGAAGGCTAacgattcaccaacgtattcacactggagataaaccgttcagatgtgaacagtgcgaggcagcttttaccacattaAGTCAGCTAAAGAGACATCAACGTACTCACACGAGTGATAAATTCTAA